The Glycine max cultivar Williams 82 chromosome 3, Glycine_max_v4.0, whole genome shotgun sequence sequence aaaattattcactCTCGTCTTGCTAGCAAATCAAAGCTCCAGCTCCAATAATCCATTAATCAAAGAAAATAGGTGAGTTATGGAGGACAGAAATAGGTCATACCAAACTAGAAATCTATGTTAAATAAGTCTtgcacatttttcaaaatttgaccaATGTATTTATGATAAGTGATTTTAAGGCATCACTTGAACTTTTTAAAACCCTAATCTAACTCAAAGACTTGTAGTAccgaaaaatagaaaaagaaaaaaagacaacaCCAAACCAAAGTTCACCAAAAGAGACTGCAGCACAAGCTTCTAAGCAAGTCAACTAGATCTAACACTAGCTTACGCCTTCTTTGGGAACTCACTCTCTACAAAAGAAGGATctcaatatcaatatcatcgTGCTTTTTTCAGCTTTACTCCTGATCGTTCACAATCATCACATGTTCCCCTTCTTTAATAGGAACACATTTTATCCATGCCCcccttatttttcttcctttcttatgTTTTGTCTTTCTATCTCCTTTGAagataaaataactaaataacaCTCAAAAGGCCAAAATGTGATAACACCTATTCCTAAGTTGACTAGATGGACGTGCCGGGCTTTATGTTGAAAACTTCAATGCAAGATTGGAGGACATTGAGGCTCATTGTTGACATAAGTTGTAGAAGACTTGGAATTTCAATCAGCATTGGACCATTCAACAATAGTTAGATTACTTGACATCACACACATGCTTGTTGAGTAAACAAACGTATCAAGAACTTAGTTAATTAAGAGAAATGAGAAATCCTCTTGTACCCACACGTGATGAAAAAAGAATATCTACAAAATTTCAGGCTTTCTTTTAGCAATAGTTTTATAGAGAAGACTAAAGGAGCACAGTCTGCTATGAatactcaaaattaaaatcagaaATAGCACATGAAAGTCACAAAAGCAAAATGAGTAATAACAAGCAAACATAACAAGCCTTACACAATCAAACAATCCCTGTCTTGTGATAACAAACTCCATCTATTCCGAGGGCTTAAAACAGAAATATCATGAGAACCTTGCTCACTTGCAATCTACCCCAGCTTCAGCAGCACGGTGAGGCTTGTTCTTACGCCGGCTACCATTCTGTCGGAATCCAGTAGTCTTTATTGAATCTTCAGGGCCTGACTTTGCTAGGATGCCATTGTCCTCTTTCAAGGGATCTATCTTCTCTTTAACCTGTGTAgatctcttcctttttcttttattaactgTGATAGCCTGAGTTTTCAAATCATCCGTAGAACCATTGCCTTTCACATTCTCCTCGTCTTTCTCAATTATTTCAGTTACTTCCACTTCTTCAATTTCA is a genomic window containing:
- the LOC100527546 gene encoding uncharacterized protein LOC100527546; its protein translation is MGRGRGKGKKQSVIAEDPGSGEEDKVPAYRRRGRPVKPLTDEIEEVEVTEIIEKDEENVKGNGSTDDLKTQAITVNKRKRKRSTQVKEKIDPLKEDNGILAKSGPEDSIKTTGFRQNGSRRKNKPHRAAEAGVDCK